A portion of the Calothrix sp. 336/3 genome contains these proteins:
- the ctpA gene encoding carboxyl-terminal processing protease CtpA — MGLIQNRVLRVIFCLFMAVWVGIYGFSQPALALTDEQKLVSEVWRIVNRSYLDETFNHQNWATVRQKTLAKPLKDEQSAYKAIQEMLKTLDDPFTRFLDPEQYRSLQVNTSGELTGVGLQIALNQETGKLEVVAPIAGSPAEKVGIKPRDRILQIEGLSTQNLTLDEAAARMRGPIGSFVTLLIARDGEAEKEVQIMRDRISLNPVVAELRPGNQGKSIGYVRLTQFNANAAAELAHAVSQLEKKGADGYILDLRNNPGGLLQAGVEIARLWLDSGTVVHTVNRQGIQGSFESFGPPLTSDPLVVLVNEGTASASEILAGALQDNGRATLVGATTFGKGLIQSLFELSDGSGLAVTIAKYETPKHRDINKLGIKPDKVIPSVSITREQVGTEEDPQFQAAWEFLQKSPVIVGVN; from the coding sequence ATACAAAATCGGGTTTTGCGGGTAATTTTTTGCTTATTTATGGCTGTTTGGGTAGGTATATATGGTTTTTCTCAGCCAGCATTAGCTTTAACCGATGAGCAGAAATTGGTTTCAGAAGTTTGGCGCATTGTCAATAGAAGCTATTTGGATGAGACATTTAATCATCAAAATTGGGCAACTGTACGTCAAAAGACCTTAGCAAAACCCCTGAAAGACGAGCAGTCAGCTTATAAGGCAATCCAGGAAATGCTGAAAACCTTGGATGACCCGTTTACTCGGTTTTTAGACCCGGAGCAATATCGGAGTCTACAGGTGAATACTTCTGGAGAACTGACTGGAGTCGGATTACAAATTGCCTTAAACCAAGAAACGGGAAAATTAGAGGTAGTTGCCCCCATCGCAGGTTCGCCGGCAGAGAAAGTGGGAATTAAGCCGCGCGATCGCATTCTGCAAATCGAAGGATTGTCTACCCAAAACCTGACTTTGGATGAAGCTGCGGCTAGAATGCGAGGTCCGATTGGTAGTTTTGTGACGCTTTTGATTGCCAGGGATGGGGAAGCGGAAAAAGAGGTGCAAATTATGCGCGATCGCATTTCTTTAAATCCTGTAGTGGCAGAATTACGTCCTGGGAATCAGGGTAAATCCATTGGTTATGTCCGCCTAACTCAATTTAACGCCAATGCCGCAGCAGAGTTGGCACACGCAGTCAGTCAGTTAGAAAAAAAAGGTGCCGATGGCTATATCCTGGATTTACGGAATAATCCTGGGGGACTTTTGCAAGCAGGGGTAGAAATCGCTCGACTATGGCTAGATTCGGGGACAGTAGTTCATACAGTCAATCGTCAAGGAATTCAAGGTAGTTTTGAGTCCTTTGGTCCACCCTTAACTAGTGACCCCTTGGTAGTTTTAGTCAACGAGGGAACAGCTAGCGCTAGTGAGATTCTAGCAGGTGCATTACAAGATAACGGACGAGCAACTTTAGTTGGTGCAACCACCTTTGGTAAGGGTTTAATTCAATCTTTGTTTGAATTATCTGATGGTTCTGGCTTGGCAGTAACTATTGCTAAATATGAAACCCCTAAGCACCGAGACATTAATAAATTGGGAATTAAACCCGATAAAGTTATCCCCTCTGTATCAATTACCCGTGAACAAGTAGGTACGGAGGAAGATCCACAGTTTCAAGCGGCATGGGAATTTCTGCAAAAGAGTCCTGTGATTGTAGGGGTAAATTAG